A single genomic interval of Pseudomonas sp. FeN3W harbors:
- a CDS encoding YeeE/YedE family protein, which translates to MTIDWINFTPWTALVGGVLIGAAASLFVLLNGRIAGISGLLASLVESKAEGRSEKLLFLLGILFAPLLWMLLGSLPAMEFQANWVGLLMAGLLVGVGTRYGSGCTSGHGVCGISRLSPRSIVATLAFMAAGLVTVYVLRHLLGG; encoded by the coding sequence ATGACCATCGATTGGATCAACTTCACACCTTGGACGGCGTTGGTCGGTGGTGTCCTCATCGGCGCCGCGGCCAGCTTGTTCGTCTTGCTCAATGGCCGAATCGCCGGGATCAGCGGCCTGCTCGCCAGTCTGGTGGAGTCGAAGGCCGAGGGGCGAAGTGAAAAACTGCTGTTTCTGCTCGGCATCCTGTTTGCGCCGCTCCTATGGATGCTGCTCGGTAGCCTTCCGGCAATGGAGTTCCAAGCCAACTGGGTCGGGTTGCTGATGGCCGGGCTACTGGTCGGCGTCGGTACTCGCTATGGCTCCGGTTGCACCAGTGGTCATGGGGTCTGCGGGATTTCGCGCCTGTCGCCACGCTCAATCGTCGCCACCCTGGCATTCATGGCCGCCGGCTTAGTCACGGTCTATGTGCTGCGCCATCTGCTGGGAGGCTGA
- the sulP gene encoding sulfate permease: protein MKQRLARYLPILEWVRHYDRAAAAKDSLAALIVTLMLIPQSLAYAMLAGLPPVTGLYASMLPLIAYTLFGTSRTLAVGPVAVVSLMTAAALAPLFAPSSAEYAGAAMLLALLSGAVLLLMAVLRLGFLANFLSHPVISGFISASGILIALGQLKHILGISTGGENAVELVWGLLGALSQMHLPTFIVGTTSLLFLYLVRSRLSTWLQHLGMSPHIAGTLSKIGPVAALLLAIATVSAFHLAEVGVRVVGVVPGGLPSMSLPTLDMALALQLLPAAVLISLVGFVESVSVAQTLAAKRRERIEPNQELVALGGANVAAALSGGFPVSGGFARSVVNFDAGAQTPLAGALTAVGIGLTVLLFTPLFHNLPHAVLAATIIIAVLSLVDFAALKRTWRYSRQDAAAMAATMLGVLLVGVESGILLGVGLSLLLFLWRTSQPHIAVVGQLPGSEHFRNIERFAVIQSPRVLSVRVDESLYFPNARFLEDRVAELVGRHPQAEHLVLMCPGVNLIDASALESLEAITARLHTAGIQLHLSEVKGPVMDRLRNTDFLEHFGGQVFISQYEALLALDPDTTLHARERQRERFGTIKENAG from the coding sequence ATGAAGCAGCGCTTGGCCCGCTACCTGCCCATATTAGAGTGGGTCAGGCACTATGATCGCGCGGCCGCCGCCAAGGACAGCCTGGCCGCGCTGATCGTAACGCTGATGCTGATCCCACAGAGCCTCGCCTACGCCATGCTCGCCGGCCTGCCGCCAGTGACCGGCCTGTACGCCAGCATGCTGCCGCTGATCGCCTATACCCTGTTCGGCACCAGTCGCACCCTGGCAGTCGGCCCGGTGGCAGTGGTATCGCTGATGACTGCGGCCGCCTTGGCACCGTTGTTCGCCCCGAGTAGTGCGGAATATGCAGGCGCGGCCATGCTGCTGGCGCTGCTCTCCGGCGCGGTGCTGCTGCTCATGGCCGTGCTGCGCCTGGGCTTTCTGGCGAATTTCCTCAGCCATCCGGTGATTTCCGGCTTCATCAGCGCTTCGGGCATCCTCATCGCTCTCGGCCAGCTCAAGCACATCCTCGGCATCTCAACCGGAGGTGAAAACGCCGTGGAGCTGGTTTGGGGCCTGCTCGGAGCGCTGTCGCAAATGCATCTGCCGACGTTCATCGTCGGCACGACGAGCCTGCTATTTCTCTACCTGGTGCGCAGCCGCCTCTCCACTTGGCTGCAGCATTTGGGTATGAGTCCGCATATCGCCGGCACGCTGAGCAAGATCGGGCCGGTCGCCGCCCTGCTGCTGGCGATCGCGACAGTCAGCGCCTTTCACCTCGCCGAGGTCGGCGTGCGGGTGGTCGGCGTCGTGCCTGGCGGCCTGCCCAGCATGAGCCTGCCGACGCTGGATATGGCGCTGGCGCTGCAGCTGCTGCCGGCGGCGGTGCTAATCAGCCTGGTCGGTTTCGTCGAGTCGGTTTCGGTGGCGCAGACCCTGGCGGCCAAACGCCGCGAACGCATCGAGCCTAATCAGGAGCTGGTCGCGCTTGGCGGCGCCAACGTCGCTGCAGCCCTCAGTGGTGGCTTTCCGGTGTCCGGCGGCTTCGCTCGCTCGGTCGTCAACTTCGACGCCGGCGCGCAGACGCCACTGGCTGGCGCGCTGACTGCCGTGGGCATCGGCCTCACGGTGCTGCTGTTCACGCCACTGTTCCACAATCTGCCACACGCGGTGCTGGCCGCTACGATCATCATCGCGGTGCTCAGCCTGGTGGATTTCGCCGCACTCAAGCGCACCTGGCGCTACTCCCGCCAGGACGCCGCCGCCATGGCTGCCACCATGCTCGGCGTGCTGCTGGTCGGCGTGGAGAGCGGCATCCTGCTCGGTGTCGGCCTGTCGCTGTTGCTGTTCCTCTGGCGCACCAGCCAGCCGCATATCGCCGTGGTCGGTCAGCTGCCGGGGAGCGAGCATTTCCGCAACATCGAGCGCTTCGCCGTAATACAGAGTCCGAGGGTGCTCTCGGTGCGCGTCGACGAGAGCCTGTACTTCCCCAACGCGCGCTTCCTCGAGGATCGCGTCGCCGAGCTGGTCGGGCGCCATCCGCAGGCCGAGCACCTGGTGCTGATGTGCCCCGGTGTGAACCTGATCGATGCCAGCGCCCTGGAAAGTCTCGAGGCCATCACGGCGCGCCTGCACACGGCAGGCATCCAGCTCCACCTTTCCGAGGTCAAGGGGCCGGTGATGGACCGGTTACGGAACACCGATTTCCTAGAGCATTTCGGCGGTCAGGTTTTCATCAGCCAGTACGAAGCGCTGCTCGCACTGGACCCGGACACCACCCTCCACGCTCGTGAACGGCAGCGTGAACGCTTTGGCACCATCAAGGAGAACGCAGGATGA
- a CDS encoding bifunctional protein tyrosine phosphatase family protein/NAD(P)/FAD-dependent oxidoreductase, whose translation MQTIKRLTPFISVAAQLQPADMALLAGGGFRCVINNRPDNEGEGQPSSDAMRAAAEASGLEYHHLPVVSGQITDADVAAFRALLERIKGPVLAFCRTGTRSASLWALAEAHHLDPQVLLQTARQASYDLSGLLPRMQGYWQSTTDLPLPGASKFAVTPRYDVLVIGGGAAGCAVTASLLKRDPELRIAIIEPRDQHYYQPGWTLVGAGVFDRANTERAMSRCIPSKAQWIRAAAEAFEPEHQQVVLEDGSRIGYRALVVCPGLSLDWDAIEGARDSLGKFGVTSNYAFELAPYTWQLVQNLRGGKALFTQPPMPIKCAGAPQKAMYLSCDHWRQQGVLKDIEVDFCSAGAVLFGVADFVPALMQYVERYGARLNFNHNLVAVDGPARKAWFKVTDSAGQSTTVEREFDLLHMVSPQHAPDFIRHSALANADGWFEAEHETLRHPRFGNVFSLGDVCSAPNAKTAAAVRKQAPVVAENVLSVLKGSGPRAIYDGYGSCPLTVEHGKVILAEFGYGGKLLPTFPLDPKVPRRLAWKLKTQWMPSIYFEMMLKGHEWLAEPKHLDFEPRPAEAPDACDFTQEKKG comes from the coding sequence ATGCAAACAATAAAACGACTGACCCCATTCATCTCCGTCGCAGCCCAGTTGCAACCGGCAGACATGGCCCTGCTGGCCGGCGGCGGATTTCGCTGCGTCATCAACAACCGTCCGGACAACGAGGGTGAAGGCCAGCCGTCCAGCGATGCCATGCGCGCCGCTGCCGAGGCATCCGGCCTCGAATATCACCATCTCCCGGTGGTATCCGGTCAGATCACTGATGCCGACGTCGCGGCCTTTCGAGCACTGCTGGAACGGATCAAAGGACCGGTACTGGCTTTCTGTCGCACCGGGACACGCTCGGCCTCGCTCTGGGCACTGGCCGAGGCCCATCACCTCGACCCGCAGGTGTTGCTGCAGACAGCCCGGCAAGCCAGCTACGACCTCAGCGGCCTGCTGCCACGCATGCAAGGCTACTGGCAGTCGACAACCGACCTGCCGCTGCCGGGCGCCTCGAAGTTCGCCGTCACGCCGCGCTACGACGTCCTGGTGATCGGTGGCGGCGCTGCCGGCTGCGCGGTGACGGCCAGCCTGCTCAAGCGCGATCCCGAACTACGCATCGCGATCATCGAACCTCGTGACCAGCACTACTATCAGCCCGGCTGGACGCTGGTAGGCGCCGGCGTATTCGACCGCGCCAACACCGAGCGCGCAATGAGTCGCTGCATTCCGTCCAAGGCGCAATGGATCCGCGCGGCTGCCGAAGCCTTCGAGCCGGAGCACCAGCAAGTGGTGCTCGAAGACGGCAGTCGCATCGGCTACCGGGCGTTGGTGGTCTGCCCAGGCCTGAGCCTCGACTGGGACGCCATCGAAGGCGCCCGCGACAGCCTCGGCAAGTTCGGCGTGACCTCGAATTACGCCTTCGAACTGGCGCCCTACACTTGGCAACTGGTGCAGAACCTGCGCGGCGGCAAGGCACTATTCACCCAGCCACCCATGCCGATCAAGTGCGCCGGCGCACCGCAGAAGGCGATGTACCTGTCCTGCGATCACTGGCGCCAGCAAGGCGTGCTGAAGGATATCGAGGTCGACTTCTGTTCGGCTGGCGCGGTGCTGTTCGGCGTCGCAGACTTCGTGCCCGCGCTGATGCAGTACGTCGAGCGCTACGGCGCGCGGCTGAACTTCAACCACAATCTGGTGGCTGTCGACGGACCGGCGCGCAAGGCCTGGTTCAAGGTGACCGACAGCGCCGGGCAAAGTACCACGGTGGAGCGTGAGTTCGATCTGCTGCACATGGTGTCACCACAGCACGCACCGGACTTCATTCGCCACAGCGCCCTGGCCAATGCCGACGGCTGGTTCGAGGCCGAGCACGAGACGCTGCGGCATCCGCGCTTCGGCAACGTCTTCAGCCTCGGCGATGTGTGTTCCGCTCCCAACGCCAAGACCGCAGCAGCGGTGCGCAAACAGGCACCGGTGGTCGCCGAAAACGTGCTGAGTGTGCTCAAGGGCAGCGGCCCGCGGGCGATCTACGATGGTTACGGCTCCTGCCCGCTGACCGTCGAGCACGGCAAGGTGATCCTCGCCGAGTTCGGCTATGGCGGAAAGCTGCTGCCGACGTTCCCGCTCGACCCGAAAGTGCCGCGCCGCCTGGCCTGGAAGCTGAAGACCCAATGGATGCCGTCGATCTACTTCGAGATGATGCTCAAGGGCCATGAATGGCTGGCCGAGCCGAAGCATCTGGACTTCGAACCGCGCCCGGCCGAGGCACCCGACGCTTGCGACTTCACCCAGGAGAAGAAGGGATGA
- a CDS encoding metal-sensing transcriptional repressor, protein MNDQTIPVESAEMQAQQQAMLKRLARVEGQVRGIQAMIKRGEDCEAIAQQFSAARSALDKAYRLMLTCLIEEALHDQTQDTGETLERVRSIFTKYT, encoded by the coding sequence ATGAATGACCAGACCATCCCCGTCGAATCCGCAGAGATGCAGGCCCAGCAACAGGCCATGCTGAAACGCTTGGCGAGAGTAGAGGGACAGGTACGCGGCATCCAGGCAATGATCAAGAGAGGTGAAGACTGCGAAGCCATCGCCCAACAGTTTTCCGCCGCTCGCAGCGCATTGGACAAAGCCTACCGACTGATGCTGACCTGCCTGATCGAAGAGGCATTGCACGACCAGACGCAAGATACCGGCGAGACCCTGGAACGGGTACGCAGCATCTTCACCAAGTACACCTGA
- a CDS encoding ABC transporter ATP-binding protein, which produces MSETLPTTPTNEVLRLEQVRKAFNIGTPLETEVLHGVDLRLERGELAALIGPSGSGKSTLLNLIGLLDTPSSGELYVLGQATRDSDDEARTHLRNQAIGFVFQFHHLISAFSVLENVLMPLMIRHGKPSRADIDLAHGLLDEVGLAQFADKKPTQISGGQQQRVAIARALVTRPPLLLADEPTGNLDTRTAQSVFELFHRINAQFGCAILVVTHDPRLAADCERTIQLVDGHIVSDAANPSNH; this is translated from the coding sequence ATGTCTGAAACCCTGCCAACCACTCCGACCAATGAAGTCCTGCGCCTGGAGCAGGTGCGCAAGGCCTTCAACATAGGCACGCCACTGGAAACCGAGGTGTTGCACGGGGTCGACCTGCGCCTGGAGCGCGGTGAACTGGCAGCGTTGATCGGCCCCTCCGGCTCCGGCAAGAGCACGCTGCTGAACCTGATCGGCCTGCTCGATACGCCGAGTTCCGGCGAGCTGTACGTACTCGGCCAGGCGACGCGCGACAGCGACGATGAAGCGCGTACGCACCTGCGCAACCAGGCAATCGGCTTCGTGTTCCAGTTTCACCACCTGATCTCGGCGTTCAGCGTGCTGGAGAACGTGCTGATGCCGCTGATGATTCGTCACGGCAAGCCATCACGCGCGGATATCGACCTGGCCCACGGCTTGCTCGACGAAGTCGGGCTGGCGCAGTTCGCCGACAAGAAACCTACGCAGATTTCCGGCGGCCAGCAGCAGCGGGTCGCCATCGCCCGGGCACTGGTGACCCGCCCGCCTCTGCTGCTGGCCGACGAGCCGACCGGCAACCTCGATACCCGCACCGCGCAAAGCGTGTTCGAGCTGTTTCACCGCATCAATGCCCAATTCGGCTGCGCGATACTGGTGGTGACCCATGACCCGCGCCTCGCGGCCGACTGCGAGCGGACCATCCAGCTGGTGGATGGGCATATCGTCAGTGACGCTGCCAATCCGTCCAACCATTAA
- a CDS encoding rhodanese-like domain-containing protein yields the protein MKNAHDLVEQARAHIQEVAVADADAAIQAADALIDVREADEFREGHIAGALNIPRGLLEFKLSGTPELAARDINIVLYCKTSGRAALSAAALQEMGYLHVKSIAGGFDAWVGANKPVVKPSLPSFE from the coding sequence ATGAAGAACGCACATGACCTCGTCGAGCAGGCCCGGGCCCATATACAGGAAGTCGCGGTCGCGGATGCCGACGCCGCGATCCAGGCTGCGGACGCGCTGATCGACGTACGCGAGGCGGATGAGTTTCGTGAAGGCCATATCGCCGGTGCCCTCAACATTCCGCGTGGGCTGCTGGAGTTCAAGCTCAGCGGCACGCCGGAACTCGCGGCGCGGGACATAAACATCGTGCTCTATTGCAAGACCAGTGGTCGCGCCGCGCTGTCCGCAGCGGCGCTGCAGGAGATGGGCTATCTGCACGTCAAGTCGATTGCCGGCGGGTTCGATGCCTGGGTCGGCGCGAACAAACCTGTCGTGAAACCGAGCCTGCCCAGCTTCGAATAG
- a CDS encoding ATP-binding protein, which produces MDVELKAFLQRAEGVLARIEPLLPSQPPVIDWDRTFAARWQRDARSGFLAPLEVSLELSLADLIGIDRQRDLLSANTRQFVDGLPANHVLLWGARGTGKSSLIRALLAEYAAEGLRLIEIERDHLADLPRVVEQLSGLRQAFVLFCDDLSFEAGEGDYRVLKSVLDGSLERAPENVLLYATSNRRHLVPERQSDNENWQMVDGELHPNEAVEDKIALSDRFGLWLSFYPFTQQHYLSVVRHWIDSLARQANLALEWNEALEKDAIRWATGRGNRNGRCAYQYARQWVGKRLLEARG; this is translated from the coding sequence ATGGATGTGGAGTTGAAAGCCTTCCTGCAGCGTGCAGAGGGCGTATTGGCGCGTATCGAGCCGCTGCTGCCGAGCCAGCCACCGGTCATCGATTGGGATCGTACTTTTGCGGCGCGCTGGCAGCGCGATGCTCGCAGCGGCTTTCTGGCACCGCTGGAAGTCAGTCTGGAGCTGAGCCTGGCTGACTTGATCGGCATTGATCGCCAGCGTGATCTGCTGTCTGCCAATACTCGCCAGTTCGTCGATGGATTACCGGCCAACCATGTGCTGCTGTGGGGCGCCCGCGGCACCGGCAAATCATCACTGATTCGCGCGTTGCTGGCCGAATACGCCGCGGAGGGGCTGCGTCTGATCGAAATCGAGCGTGACCATCTGGCGGACCTGCCACGCGTCGTCGAGCAATTGTCAGGCTTGCGACAGGCATTCGTTCTGTTCTGTGACGACCTGTCGTTCGAGGCGGGAGAGGGCGACTATCGCGTGCTCAAGAGCGTGCTGGATGGCTCGCTGGAGCGCGCACCGGAGAACGTGCTGTTGTACGCCACGTCCAATCGCCGGCACCTGGTGCCGGAACGCCAGAGTGACAACGAGAACTGGCAGATGGTCGACGGTGAACTGCACCCGAACGAAGCGGTGGAAGACAAGATTGCGTTGTCCGACCGCTTCGGTTTGTGGCTGTCGTTCTATCCCTTTACCCAGCAGCACTACCTCAGTGTGGTACGCCACTGGATCGATTCGTTGGCGCGTCAGGCCAATCTCGCTTTGGAGTGGAACGAAGCCTTGGAGAAGGATGCGATTCGTTGGGCCACCGGGCGCGGCAATCGCAACGGTCGCTGCGCCTACCAGTACGCGCGGCAGTGGGTGGGTAAGCGACTGCTCGAAGCGCGAGGCTGA
- a CDS encoding FtsX-like permease family protein, with the protein MRLADSLWTEWKIALRFLLDNRMQTLLIMFGITVGSAVIVFITALITGLQANVVERTLGTQAHIRILPPDEVNRILPAGDHSWSLILESPRAQRLRSIINWQDVRDVLDQDAQIIAVSPVISGPAIARRGVARASVALLGIDPPRYQRIIPLADDLIAGQFTVGAGNAVIGKELARDLGLGIGDKLRLDAGEGREAVVDIAGIFELGVRELDARYVYLDLKQAQTLLDLPGGITVIDTTVAEIFEADQVAERLARLTGLRAESWMETNGQLLNALASQSMTTEMIRVFVGISVAFGIASVLAVSVVQRTREIGILRAMGSPRGQILRVFLLQGGLLGLLGSACGGGVGWGLVQVFNLFGPRLFTIPVDPTLVPLAMLVATITGVLAAAMPARRAARYDPAVAIRYV; encoded by the coding sequence ATGCGCCTAGCCGACTCGCTGTGGACCGAGTGGAAGATCGCCCTGCGCTTCCTGCTGGACAACCGCATGCAGACGTTGCTGATCATGTTCGGCATCACCGTCGGCTCGGCGGTGATCGTATTCATCACGGCGCTGATCACCGGCCTGCAGGCCAATGTGGTCGAGCGCACCCTGGGCACCCAGGCGCATATCCGCATCCTGCCGCCGGACGAGGTCAACCGCATTCTGCCCGCCGGGGATCACAGCTGGTCGCTGATACTGGAGAGTCCGCGGGCGCAGCGCCTGCGCTCGATCATCAACTGGCAGGACGTGCGCGACGTGCTCGATCAGGACGCACAGATTATCGCGGTGTCGCCGGTAATCAGCGGCCCGGCCATCGCCCGGCGCGGCGTGGCCCGCGCCTCGGTGGCCCTGCTCGGCATCGACCCGCCGCGCTATCAGCGCATCATCCCGTTGGCCGACGACCTGATCGCCGGGCAGTTCACCGTGGGTGCCGGCAATGCGGTGATCGGCAAGGAGCTGGCGCGCGACCTCGGCCTGGGCATCGGCGACAAGCTGCGCCTGGATGCCGGCGAAGGTCGCGAGGCGGTCGTCGATATCGCCGGAATCTTCGAGTTGGGCGTGCGCGAGCTGGATGCGCGCTACGTGTACCTGGACCTGAAACAGGCGCAGACACTGCTCGACCTGCCCGGCGGCATCACGGTGATCGATACCACGGTCGCCGAGATCTTCGAAGCCGATCAGGTCGCCGAGCGCCTCGCACGCCTTACCGGGTTGCGCGCCGAAAGCTGGATGGAAACCAACGGACAACTGCTCAATGCGCTTGCCTCGCAAAGCATGACCACGGAGATGATCCGGGTATTCGTCGGCATCTCCGTGGCCTTTGGCATCGCCAGCGTGCTCGCCGTGAGCGTCGTCCAGCGCACCCGCGAGATCGGCATCCTGCGTGCCATGGGCAGCCCGCGCGGGCAGATCCTGCGCGTGTTCCTGCTGCAGGGCGGGCTGCTCGGGCTGCTCGGCTCGGCCTGCGGTGGTGGCGTCGGTTGGGGTCTGGTGCAGGTCTTCAATCTATTCGGCCCGCGGCTGTTCACCATCCCGGTCGATCCGACACTGGTGCCGCTGGCCATGCTGGTGGCGACGATCACCGGCGTTCTCGCCGCCGCGATGCCGGCGCGGCGTGCGGCGCGCTACGACCCGGCGGTGGCGATCCGATATGTCTGA
- a CDS encoding MBL fold metallo-hydrolase, which produces MNAHVEPFFDPTTFTYSYVVSDTQTCQCAVIDSVLDYDPASGRTSHATAQRLVDHVREHDLKVQWLLETHVHADHLSAAPYLRQQLGGQLAIGDRITVVQGTFGKLFNAGSDFATDGRQFDHLFHDGDTFQVGNLQARAIHTPGHTPACMTYVIGDAAFVGDTLFMPDYGTARCDFPGGDARTLYQSIQKLFALPGDTRVFMCHDYKAPGREEFLYETTVAAEREHNVHVHAGISEDQFVAMRTARDATLGMPTLILPSVQINMRGGELPEPESNGTRYLKIPLDVL; this is translated from the coding sequence ATGAATGCCCACGTCGAACCCTTCTTCGATCCCACGACCTTCACCTACAGCTATGTGGTCAGCGACACGCAGACATGCCAATGCGCGGTGATCGATTCAGTACTGGACTACGACCCGGCATCCGGCCGCACCTCCCATGCCACCGCCCAGCGCCTGGTCGACCATGTACGCGAGCACGACCTCAAGGTGCAGTGGCTGCTGGAAACCCACGTGCACGCCGATCATCTGAGCGCGGCGCCGTACCTCAGGCAGCAACTAGGCGGCCAGCTGGCGATCGGTGATCGCATCACTGTGGTGCAAGGCACCTTCGGCAAGCTGTTCAATGCCGGTTCCGACTTTGCGACCGATGGCCGCCAGTTCGACCACCTGTTCCACGATGGCGATACCTTTCAGGTCGGCAACCTCCAGGCGCGCGCCATCCATACCCCCGGCCATACCCCGGCCTGCATGACCTATGTCATCGGCGATGCCGCCTTCGTCGGCGACACCCTGTTCATGCCCGATTACGGAACCGCCCGCTGCGATTTCCCCGGTGGCGACGCGCGCACCCTGTACCAGTCGATCCAGAAGCTGTTCGCCCTGCCGGGCGACACGCGGGTATTCATGTGCCACGACTACAAGGCGCCGGGCCGCGAGGAGTTCCTCTATGAAACGACCGTCGCCGCCGAACGCGAGCACAACGTGCACGTGCACGCCGGCATCAGCGAGGACCAGTTCGTCGCCATGCGCACCGCGCGCGATGCCACGCTGGGCATGCCGACGCTGATCCTGCCTTCGGTGCAGATCAACATGCGCGGCGGAGAGCTGCCCGAGCCGGAAAGCAACGGCACACGCTACCTGAAGATCCCGCTGGACGTGCTGTAG
- a CDS encoding glutathione S-transferase family protein, whose translation MTLTVYGVPLSPFVRKVRLCLKQKELEYQLETVMPFTPPQWYLAINPLGRIPALKDGDCTLADSSVICQYLEEAYPDTPALYGCNAQERGRVRWLEKYADYELAPLTTFTVFRNRILKPTAGQACNEEAVQAALQQKLPPHFDYLEQQLGQREFFVGNQLSMADIAVACQLINMAHGGEQLDAQRWPGLAAHHARMLALPSVASVLPDEQRMNAKLKEMGKAATA comes from the coding sequence ATGACCTTGACCGTGTATGGCGTCCCCCTCTCCCCGTTCGTACGCAAGGTGCGACTGTGTCTCAAGCAGAAGGAGCTCGAGTATCAGCTGGAGACAGTCATGCCCTTCACGCCTCCGCAGTGGTACCTGGCCATCAATCCACTGGGGCGCATCCCCGCGCTCAAGGACGGTGACTGCACCCTCGCCGACTCCAGCGTGATCTGCCAGTACCTCGAGGAGGCCTATCCCGATACGCCTGCCCTTTACGGCTGCAACGCGCAGGAACGCGGGCGGGTCCGCTGGCTGGAGAAGTATGCAGACTACGAGTTGGCGCCACTGACCACCTTTACCGTTTTCCGCAACCGCATCCTCAAGCCGACCGCCGGTCAAGCATGCAATGAAGAGGCGGTGCAAGCCGCACTGCAACAGAAGCTACCGCCGCACTTCGATTACCTTGAGCAGCAACTCGGCCAGCGGGAGTTCTTCGTCGGCAACCAACTGTCGATGGCGGACATCGCCGTCGCCTGCCAACTCATCAACATGGCGCACGGTGGCGAGCAGCTCGATGCGCAACGCTGGCCAGGCCTGGCAGCACATCATGCACGCATGCTGGCACTGCCATCGGTCGCGAGCGTGCTGCCGGACGAGCAGCGTATGAACGCCAAGCTCAAGGAAATGGGCAAGGCCGCTACCGCCTGA
- a CDS encoding DUF2892 domain-containing protein encodes MKANVGTIDRALRIVVGLVLIGLSLGGVIGAWGWIGLLPLATGIFRFCPAYTLLGIKTCKACDSKP; translated from the coding sequence ATGAAAGCCAACGTTGGAACCATTGATCGGGCCTTGCGCATCGTTGTCGGCCTGGTGCTTATCGGCCTGAGTCTGGGCGGCGTGATCGGTGCCTGGGGCTGGATCGGTCTGTTGCCGCTGGCCACTGGCATCTTCCGCTTCTGCCCGGCATATACACTGCTCGGTATCAAGACTTGCAAGGCGTGCGATTCCAAGCCCTGA
- a CDS encoding metalloregulator ArsR/SmtB family transcription factor yields MTPDLDIEQLRANAASAGALLKALANPDRLLLLCQLSQGERNVSELEQLLGIQQPTLSQQLAVLRREGLVATRREGKQVYYRISSAEALAVITTLYQLFCEGEQQ; encoded by the coding sequence ATGACTCCTGATCTGGATATCGAGCAACTGCGCGCCAATGCGGCGTCCGCGGGTGCTTTGCTGAAGGCTTTAGCCAACCCTGACCGCTTGCTGTTGCTTTGCCAGCTGTCGCAGGGCGAACGCAACGTTTCCGAGCTGGAACAGCTGCTGGGTATTCAGCAGCCGACGCTCTCGCAGCAACTCGCCGTATTGCGCCGGGAGGGACTCGTCGCCACACGCCGGGAAGGCAAGCAGGTCTACTACCGGATCAGCAGCGCCGAGGCGCTGGCGGTGATCACGACGCTTTATCAGCTGTTCTGCGAAGGGGAGCAGCAATGA
- a CDS encoding DUF6691 family protein → MRKFTSFVAGLLFGLGLLLSGMANPAKVIGFLDLAGAWDPSLALVMVGAIATALMPFNWARKHERSLLDAPMQLPIKRELDGRLIGGSLLFGVGWGIAGICPGPAIAMLLGGHWQVVLFVLAMLGGMLLFSALERRRAC, encoded by the coding sequence ATGCGCAAATTCACGTCGTTTGTTGCCGGTCTGCTGTTTGGGTTGGGGTTGCTGCTTTCCGGAATGGCCAACCCGGCCAAGGTCATCGGCTTCCTCGATCTGGCGGGCGCCTGGGATCCCTCGTTGGCGCTGGTGATGGTCGGTGCCATCGCCACGGCGCTGATGCCTTTCAACTGGGCGAGGAAGCACGAGCGCTCGCTGCTGGATGCGCCGATGCAGCTGCCGATCAAGCGCGAACTGGATGGCCGGCTGATCGGTGGCAGCCTGCTGTTCGGGGTGGGCTGGGGAATTGCCGGCATCTGTCCGGGCCCGGCCATCGCCATGCTGCTCGGCGGGCACTGGCAGGTCGTGCTTTTCGTTCTCGCCATGCTTGGCGGAATGCTGTTGTTCTCCGCGCTGGAACGCCGGCGCGCTTGCTGA